From Cellulosimicrobium sp. ES-005, one genomic window encodes:
- a CDS encoding MerR family transcriptional regulator: MTSVRSAPDPEGARPSMSTNPGLAVAAVARRLGVAPATLRTWDRRYGLGPSQHRAGSHRRYTDDDVARLVVMRRLTFDGVAPADAARAALAADDDELDAHRGAVSFDEHGAEGGTDADDDLDADDAAPEPAAPSRPFLRAVPGGEGARGTAPRALGVREAPRPTRVSDVVDAAIAYDQRTCDRLLRIPAGGDPAAWWSDLVEPALERLAERTVLAGPGEVPEVVLANATLGALREYTQASEDAIVAAGGPPRNHPSRMRRIVLVFAAPDEPLPLAAHALAASLASHGAMARIVTGPANVHRTLEIVTMVRPSAVAMVTTQARPDLGIVHAAHEANPSLPFFVGLPSDEAAGDLPLAATVHRVRSFPGLLHELLAVVR; this comes from the coding sequence ATGACCTCCGTCCGGTCCGCCCCCGACCCCGAGGGAGCCCGACCGAGCATGTCCACGAACCCCGGCCTCGCCGTCGCCGCCGTCGCGCGTCGGCTCGGCGTCGCGCCCGCGACCCTGCGGACCTGGGACCGCCGCTACGGCCTCGGGCCCTCGCAGCACCGCGCGGGCTCCCACCGGCGCTACACGGACGACGACGTCGCCCGCCTGGTCGTCATGCGGCGCCTCACGTTCGACGGCGTCGCGCCCGCCGACGCGGCCCGCGCGGCCCTGGCCGCCGACGACGACGAGCTCGACGCGCACCGCGGTGCCGTCTCGTTCGACGAGCACGGCGCCGAGGGCGGCACCGACGCCGACGACGACCTCGACGCGGACGACGCGGCCCCCGAGCCCGCTGCGCCGTCGCGCCCGTTCCTGCGCGCGGTGCCGGGCGGAGAAGGCGCGCGGGGGACCGCGCCGCGCGCCCTCGGCGTGCGGGAGGCCCCGCGGCCCACGCGCGTGTCCGACGTCGTCGACGCCGCGATCGCCTACGACCAGCGCACGTGCGACCGGCTCCTGCGGATCCCCGCGGGCGGCGACCCCGCGGCCTGGTGGTCCGACCTCGTCGAGCCGGCGCTCGAGCGGCTCGCCGAGCGCACCGTGCTCGCCGGCCCGGGCGAGGTCCCGGAGGTCGTGCTCGCCAACGCGACGCTGGGCGCGCTGCGCGAGTACACGCAGGCGAGCGAGGACGCGATCGTCGCGGCCGGCGGCCCGCCCCGCAACCACCCGAGCCGCATGCGCCGCATCGTCCTCGTGTTCGCGGCGCCGGACGAGCCGCTGCCCCTGGCCGCGCACGCCCTCGCCGCGTCGCTCGCGTCGCACGGCGCGATGGCCCGCATCGTCACCGGGCCGGCGAACGTCCACCGCACGCTCGAGATCGTCACGATGGTGCGGCCCTCGGCGGTCGCCATGGTGACGACCCAGGCGCGCCCCGACCTGGGGATCGTCCACGCCGCGCACGAGGCGAACCCGAGCCTGCCGTTCTTCGTCGGGCTCCCGAGCGACGAGGCCGCCGGCGACCTCCCGCTCGCCGCGACGGTGCACCGCGTGCGCAGCTTCCCGGGGCTCCTGCACGAGCTCCTCGCGGTCGTCCGCTGA